In Aricia agestis chromosome 14, ilAriAges1.1, whole genome shotgun sequence, one genomic interval encodes:
- the LOC121733625 gene encoding KAT8 regulatory NSL complex subunit 1 isoform X1, whose amino-acid sequence MAPALNVTPPESYDVADEADRLTHRRRTLASVHNITSHMEDDDMGLQQPSLAKDSQEMEQILVDLGNNDADLLQAIKTLESGSDALSTGDPDAIFPLSGFDLAETADSEGDSAEDKIRLMQSRLEHRCAFLLRRLRIYQARSLGKRISEEAAQTFEKCVRGARKDGAGRPVGIKALLKRIDTTAALQASAASRSVVGPKYYRAGTSKGDATRSASLGIPSGTLTGLEDAAGALRSHLSVVKHQLDSDATDSSSGAESNDEAVPYNNPHQQPMPIEKRALWSWQKKRASIASRWCWLQVQVQELEYKIRQHNELHKQVREAKGPVEFEGEPVGYSGSLPGESEDESMCSCARVRPLRRDTFKKRKLLQMHNLHIATAKAAKPADIKCSCQSTESCAVCTGRQEPTQPAPPPSTLPAPQRVANVHPAFHPVLSDVSEIPTGIHMSALSGRAWFRSRCSKAWRGAHHAPPPRPPRPTPEPPKHRKHPTKQKRGRPPLSRKVKEREKDEDTSTSGQESRGRGRWSTESRARRASYDIDNIVIPQSVAASTRPQILTYKEIVTPKWRVLEIPEHPLNNGVTKSNRMSIESEEEDISEAAMQARHSRAELRERSRYLRKQRTRRQNADATEPGNHEEPPNQSGNHEEPPNQAGNHEVRNQPGNHAEPRNSEDPTQLQEMVRPYTPRQFPLPEPVYQDMLSSMPDSYQPSPELSPMMEEDINDSSTLSPMSPLAFEGDDPDDVEWDPTSEKSDRRKSAFK is encoded by the exons ATGGCCCCGGCGCTCAACGTGACACCCCCAGAGAGTTACGACGTGGCCGACGAGGCAGACAGACTCACCCACCGACGACGGACGCTCGCGTCCGTCCACAACATCACCTCACACATGGAGGACGACGACATGGGCCTCCAGCAGCCCAGTCTCGCTAAAGATTCCCAGGAGATGGAGCAAATTCTCGTGGACCTAGGCAATAACGATGCGGACTTGCTGCAAGCGATCAAAACTTTGGAAAGCGGCAGCGATGCCCTGTCCACCGGTGACCCGGACGCTATATTTCCGCTTTCGGGGTTCGATTTGGCCGAGACGGCGGATTCCGAGGGCGATTCCGCTGAGGATAAAATCAGATTGATGCAATCCAGGTTGGAGCACAGATGCGCTTTTTTATTGAGAAGGCTTAGAATTTACCAAGCTCGATCATTAGGAAAGAGAATATCTGAGGAGGCGGCACAGACGTTTGAGAAATGTGTCCGGGGGGCGAGAAAGGATGGGGCGGGAAGACCAGTCGGTATTAAAGCTTTACTGAAGAGGATTGACACGACTGCAGCATTGCAAGCTAGTGCTGCATCTCGTAGTGTAGTCGGTCCAAAGTATTATCGTGCGGGTACATCTAAAGGTGATGCTACAAGATCTGCCTCACTGGGAATACCTTCGGGCACACTCACAGGGCTAGAAGATGCCGCTGGTGCATTGCGTTCACATCTATCTGTTGTGAAGCATCAGTTGGACTCTGATGCTACGGATTCCTCATCGGGAGCTGAAAGTAATGATGAGGCAGTGCCCTACAACAATCCTCATCAACAACCGATGCCCAT TGAGAAGCGTGCACTGTGGTCATGGCAGAAGAAGCGGGCCTCCATCGCCTCGCGCTGGTGTTGGCTGCAAGTGCAAGTTCAGGAGTTGGAGTATAAGATACGACAGCACAATGAGCTGCATAAACAG GTTAGAGAGGCAAAGGGTCCGGTGGAGTTTGAAGGAGAACCTGTGGGCTATTCTGGATCTTTGCCTGGAGAGAGTGAAGATGAGTCAATGTGCTCGTGCGCACGTGTCAGACCTCTACGCAGGGACACATTCAAGAAAAGAAAACTACTGCAGATGCATAATCTCCATATTGCTACCGCCAAGGCAGCTAAACCTGCAGATATCAA ATGCAGCTGTCAGTCGACAGAGAGCTGTGCGGTGTGCACCGGGCGACAGGAGCCGACGcagcccgcgccgccgccgagcACGCTGCCCGCGCCGCAGCGGGTCGCCAACGTGCACCCCGCCTTCCATCCCGTGTTGAGTGATGTTAGCG AGATCCCAACGGGCATCCACATGTCGGCGCTGTCCGGACGAGCATGGTTCCGGTCGCGGTGCAGCAAGGCGTGGCGGGGAGCGCACCACGCTCCGCCCCCCAGACCGCCCCGCCCCACCCCCGAGCCGCCCAAACATAGGAAACACCCCACCA AACAGAAAAGAGGGCGTCCGCCGCTATCGCGCAAGGTGAAGGAGAGAGAGAAGGATGAAGATACATCGACGTCGGGACAAGAGAG CAGGGGCCGCGGTCGTTGGAGCACGGAGTCGCGTGCGCGGCGCGCGTCGTACGACATCGACAATATCGTGATACCGCAGAGCGTCGCCGCCAGCACGCGACCGCAGATACTCACCTACAAGGAGATCGTTACACCCAA GTGGAGAGTGTTGGAGATACCTGAGCATCCACTAAACAACGGCGTTACCAAATCCAATCGAATGTCGATTGAGAGTGAG GAGGAAGACATATCCGAAGCAGCGATGCAGGCGCGGCACTCGCGCGCCGAGCTGCGTGAGAGGAGCCGCTACCTCCGCAAACAACGCACGCGCCGCCAGAACGCGGACGCCACGGAACCCGGTAACCACGAGGAACCACCGAACCAGTCCGGGAACCACGAGGAACCACCGAACCAGGCCGGGAACCACGAAGTGCGGAACCAGCCCGGGAACCATGCGGAACCGCGGAACTCTGAGGATCCAACGCAACTGCAAGAG ATGGTGAGACCGTACACTCCTCGGCAGTTTCCGTTGCCAGAGCCCGTCTACCAGGACATGCTGTCCAGCATGCCGGACAGTTACCAGCCCAGTCCGGAACTGTCTCCCATGATGGAGGAGGACATCAATGACTCCAGCACGCTATCCCCCATGTCCCCGCTCGCTTTCGAGGGGGATGATCCAGATGATGTGGAATGGGACCCGACCAGTGAAAAAAGTGACAGACGGAAAAGTGCTTTCAAGTGA
- the LOC121733625 gene encoding KAT8 regulatory NSL complex subunit 1 isoform X3 — MAPALNVTPPESYDVADEADRLTHRRRTLASVHNITSHMEDDDMGLQQPSLAKDSQEMEQILVDLGNNDADLLQAIKTLESGSDALSTGDPDAIFPLSGFDLAETADSEGDSAEDKIRLMQSRLEHRCAFLLRRLRIYQARSLGKRISEEAAQTFEKCVRGARKDGAGRPVGIKALLKRIDTTAALQASAASRSVVGPKYYRAGTSKGDATRSASLGIPSGTLTGLEDAAGALRSHLSVVKHQLDSDATDSSSGAESNDEAVPYNNPHQQPMPIEKRALWSWQKKRASIASRWCWLQVQVQELEYKIRQHNELHKQVREAKGPVEFEGEPVGYSGSLPGESEDESMCSCARVRPLRRDTFKKRKLLQMHNLHIATAKAAKPADIKCSCQSTESCAVCTGRQEPTQPAPPPSTLPAPQRVANVHPAFHPVLSDVSEIPTGIHMSALSGRAWFRSRCSKAWRGAHHAPPPRPPRPTPEPPKHRKHPTKQKRGRPPLSRKVKEREKDEDTSTSGQERWRVLEIPEHPLNNGVTKSNRMSIESEEEDISEAAMQARHSRAELRERSRYLRKQRTRRQNADATEPGNHEEPPNQSGNHEEPPNQAGNHEVRNQPGNHAEPRNSEDPTQLQEMVRPYTPRQFPLPEPVYQDMLSSMPDSYQPSPELSPMMEEDINDSSTLSPMSPLAFEGDDPDDVEWDPTSEKSDRRKSAFK, encoded by the exons ATGGCCCCGGCGCTCAACGTGACACCCCCAGAGAGTTACGACGTGGCCGACGAGGCAGACAGACTCACCCACCGACGACGGACGCTCGCGTCCGTCCACAACATCACCTCACACATGGAGGACGACGACATGGGCCTCCAGCAGCCCAGTCTCGCTAAAGATTCCCAGGAGATGGAGCAAATTCTCGTGGACCTAGGCAATAACGATGCGGACTTGCTGCAAGCGATCAAAACTTTGGAAAGCGGCAGCGATGCCCTGTCCACCGGTGACCCGGACGCTATATTTCCGCTTTCGGGGTTCGATTTGGCCGAGACGGCGGATTCCGAGGGCGATTCCGCTGAGGATAAAATCAGATTGATGCAATCCAGGTTGGAGCACAGATGCGCTTTTTTATTGAGAAGGCTTAGAATTTACCAAGCTCGATCATTAGGAAAGAGAATATCTGAGGAGGCGGCACAGACGTTTGAGAAATGTGTCCGGGGGGCGAGAAAGGATGGGGCGGGAAGACCAGTCGGTATTAAAGCTTTACTGAAGAGGATTGACACGACTGCAGCATTGCAAGCTAGTGCTGCATCTCGTAGTGTAGTCGGTCCAAAGTATTATCGTGCGGGTACATCTAAAGGTGATGCTACAAGATCTGCCTCACTGGGAATACCTTCGGGCACACTCACAGGGCTAGAAGATGCCGCTGGTGCATTGCGTTCACATCTATCTGTTGTGAAGCATCAGTTGGACTCTGATGCTACGGATTCCTCATCGGGAGCTGAAAGTAATGATGAGGCAGTGCCCTACAACAATCCTCATCAACAACCGATGCCCAT TGAGAAGCGTGCACTGTGGTCATGGCAGAAGAAGCGGGCCTCCATCGCCTCGCGCTGGTGTTGGCTGCAAGTGCAAGTTCAGGAGTTGGAGTATAAGATACGACAGCACAATGAGCTGCATAAACAG GTTAGAGAGGCAAAGGGTCCGGTGGAGTTTGAAGGAGAACCTGTGGGCTATTCTGGATCTTTGCCTGGAGAGAGTGAAGATGAGTCAATGTGCTCGTGCGCACGTGTCAGACCTCTACGCAGGGACACATTCAAGAAAAGAAAACTACTGCAGATGCATAATCTCCATATTGCTACCGCCAAGGCAGCTAAACCTGCAGATATCAA ATGCAGCTGTCAGTCGACAGAGAGCTGTGCGGTGTGCACCGGGCGACAGGAGCCGACGcagcccgcgccgccgccgagcACGCTGCCCGCGCCGCAGCGGGTCGCCAACGTGCACCCCGCCTTCCATCCCGTGTTGAGTGATGTTAGCG AGATCCCAACGGGCATCCACATGTCGGCGCTGTCCGGACGAGCATGGTTCCGGTCGCGGTGCAGCAAGGCGTGGCGGGGAGCGCACCACGCTCCGCCCCCCAGACCGCCCCGCCCCACCCCCGAGCCGCCCAAACATAGGAAACACCCCACCA AACAGAAAAGAGGGCGTCCGCCGCTATCGCGCAAGGTGAAGGAGAGAGAGAAGGATGAAGATACATCGACGTCGGGACAAGAGAG GTGGAGAGTGTTGGAGATACCTGAGCATCCACTAAACAACGGCGTTACCAAATCCAATCGAATGTCGATTGAGAGTGAG GAGGAAGACATATCCGAAGCAGCGATGCAGGCGCGGCACTCGCGCGCCGAGCTGCGTGAGAGGAGCCGCTACCTCCGCAAACAACGCACGCGCCGCCAGAACGCGGACGCCACGGAACCCGGTAACCACGAGGAACCACCGAACCAGTCCGGGAACCACGAGGAACCACCGAACCAGGCCGGGAACCACGAAGTGCGGAACCAGCCCGGGAACCATGCGGAACCGCGGAACTCTGAGGATCCAACGCAACTGCAAGAG ATGGTGAGACCGTACACTCCTCGGCAGTTTCCGTTGCCAGAGCCCGTCTACCAGGACATGCTGTCCAGCATGCCGGACAGTTACCAGCCCAGTCCGGAACTGTCTCCCATGATGGAGGAGGACATCAATGACTCCAGCACGCTATCCCCCATGTCCCCGCTCGCTTTCGAGGGGGATGATCCAGATGATGTGGAATGGGACCCGACCAGTGAAAAAAGTGACAGACGGAAAAGTGCTTTCAAGTGA
- the LOC121733625 gene encoding KAT8 regulatory NSL complex subunit 1 isoform X2, with protein sequence MAPALNVTPPESYDVADEADRLTHRRRTLASVHNITSHMEDDDMGLQQPSLAKDSQEMEQILVDLGNNDADLLQAIKTLESGSDALSTGDPDAIFPLSGFDLAETADSEGDSAEDKIRLMQSRLEHRCAFLLRRLRIYQARSLGKRISEEAAQTFEKCVRGARKDGAGRPVGIKALLKRIDTTAALQASAASRSVVGPKYYRAGTSKGDATRSASLGIPSGTLTGLEDAAGALRSHLSVVKHQLDSDATDSSSGAESNDEAVPYNNPHQQPMPIEKRALWSWQKKRASIASRWCWLQVQVQELEYKIRQHNELHKQVREAKGPVEFEGEPVGYSGSLPGESEDESMCSCARVRPLRRDTFKKRKLLQMHNLHIATAKAAKPADIKCSCQSTESCAVCTGRQEPTQPAPPPSTLPAPQRVANVHPAFHPVLSDVSEIPTGIHMSALSGRAWFRSRCSKAWRGAHHAPPPRPPRPTPEPPKHRKHPTKQKRGRPPLSRKVKEREKDEDTSTSGQESRGRGRWSTESRARRASYDIDNIVIPQSVAASTRPQILTYKEIVTPKWRVLEIPEHPLNNGVTKSNRMSIESEEEDISEAAMQARHSRAELRERSRYLRKQRTRRQNADATEPGNHEEPPNQAGNHEVRNQPGNHAEPRNSEDPTQLQEMVRPYTPRQFPLPEPVYQDMLSSMPDSYQPSPELSPMMEEDINDSSTLSPMSPLAFEGDDPDDVEWDPTSEKSDRRKSAFK encoded by the exons ATGGCCCCGGCGCTCAACGTGACACCCCCAGAGAGTTACGACGTGGCCGACGAGGCAGACAGACTCACCCACCGACGACGGACGCTCGCGTCCGTCCACAACATCACCTCACACATGGAGGACGACGACATGGGCCTCCAGCAGCCCAGTCTCGCTAAAGATTCCCAGGAGATGGAGCAAATTCTCGTGGACCTAGGCAATAACGATGCGGACTTGCTGCAAGCGATCAAAACTTTGGAAAGCGGCAGCGATGCCCTGTCCACCGGTGACCCGGACGCTATATTTCCGCTTTCGGGGTTCGATTTGGCCGAGACGGCGGATTCCGAGGGCGATTCCGCTGAGGATAAAATCAGATTGATGCAATCCAGGTTGGAGCACAGATGCGCTTTTTTATTGAGAAGGCTTAGAATTTACCAAGCTCGATCATTAGGAAAGAGAATATCTGAGGAGGCGGCACAGACGTTTGAGAAATGTGTCCGGGGGGCGAGAAAGGATGGGGCGGGAAGACCAGTCGGTATTAAAGCTTTACTGAAGAGGATTGACACGACTGCAGCATTGCAAGCTAGTGCTGCATCTCGTAGTGTAGTCGGTCCAAAGTATTATCGTGCGGGTACATCTAAAGGTGATGCTACAAGATCTGCCTCACTGGGAATACCTTCGGGCACACTCACAGGGCTAGAAGATGCCGCTGGTGCATTGCGTTCACATCTATCTGTTGTGAAGCATCAGTTGGACTCTGATGCTACGGATTCCTCATCGGGAGCTGAAAGTAATGATGAGGCAGTGCCCTACAACAATCCTCATCAACAACCGATGCCCAT TGAGAAGCGTGCACTGTGGTCATGGCAGAAGAAGCGGGCCTCCATCGCCTCGCGCTGGTGTTGGCTGCAAGTGCAAGTTCAGGAGTTGGAGTATAAGATACGACAGCACAATGAGCTGCATAAACAG GTTAGAGAGGCAAAGGGTCCGGTGGAGTTTGAAGGAGAACCTGTGGGCTATTCTGGATCTTTGCCTGGAGAGAGTGAAGATGAGTCAATGTGCTCGTGCGCACGTGTCAGACCTCTACGCAGGGACACATTCAAGAAAAGAAAACTACTGCAGATGCATAATCTCCATATTGCTACCGCCAAGGCAGCTAAACCTGCAGATATCAA ATGCAGCTGTCAGTCGACAGAGAGCTGTGCGGTGTGCACCGGGCGACAGGAGCCGACGcagcccgcgccgccgccgagcACGCTGCCCGCGCCGCAGCGGGTCGCCAACGTGCACCCCGCCTTCCATCCCGTGTTGAGTGATGTTAGCG AGATCCCAACGGGCATCCACATGTCGGCGCTGTCCGGACGAGCATGGTTCCGGTCGCGGTGCAGCAAGGCGTGGCGGGGAGCGCACCACGCTCCGCCCCCCAGACCGCCCCGCCCCACCCCCGAGCCGCCCAAACATAGGAAACACCCCACCA AACAGAAAAGAGGGCGTCCGCCGCTATCGCGCAAGGTGAAGGAGAGAGAGAAGGATGAAGATACATCGACGTCGGGACAAGAGAG CAGGGGCCGCGGTCGTTGGAGCACGGAGTCGCGTGCGCGGCGCGCGTCGTACGACATCGACAATATCGTGATACCGCAGAGCGTCGCCGCCAGCACGCGACCGCAGATACTCACCTACAAGGAGATCGTTACACCCAA GTGGAGAGTGTTGGAGATACCTGAGCATCCACTAAACAACGGCGTTACCAAATCCAATCGAATGTCGATTGAGAGTGAG GAGGAAGACATATCCGAAGCAGCGATGCAGGCGCGGCACTCGCGCGCCGAGCTGCGTGAGAGGAGCCGCTACCTCCGCAAACAACGCACGCGCCGCCAGAACGCGGACGCCACGGAAC CCGGGAACCACGAGGAACCACCGAACCAGGCCGGGAACCACGAAGTGCGGAACCAGCCCGGGAACCATGCGGAACCGCGGAACTCTGAGGATCCAACGCAACTGCAAGAG ATGGTGAGACCGTACACTCCTCGGCAGTTTCCGTTGCCAGAGCCCGTCTACCAGGACATGCTGTCCAGCATGCCGGACAGTTACCAGCCCAGTCCGGAACTGTCTCCCATGATGGAGGAGGACATCAATGACTCCAGCACGCTATCCCCCATGTCCCCGCTCGCTTTCGAGGGGGATGATCCAGATGATGTGGAATGGGACCCGACCAGTGAAAAAAGTGACAGACGGAAAAGTGCTTTCAAGTGA
- the LOC121733518 gene encoding uncharacterized protein LOC121733518: MYFYQKIFTNLCITILFLELNVADDSQEDEATSLPDAEGTTEEEWHMDFMPTGYLPDSVYRELAWYGILQIHPLHHSTKFKAAAELMWQHTLGRPQIIMENPPQSLQSENKISRQILAEEASKWSREQRAAQEVLMENIKSGGNGLTVRTVVGATTKTMYIVQNGNYFKCPKGTEPDMEAYRVQTTLHEMKCTMGKKAVQIPFDPCLEAESAPIEYSYGEGWMFCLGSGERDANYFQNGTLDCGNKTKVPLNDFLNECAIDNNVVITFEYFGDEPRKDLVHNTTLCSSWDPCHVSYLYRIEVPPPEMVPAAPETTQNPCDTTPCEECLEDFTEEHAEPINI; this comes from the exons ATGTACTTTTACCAGAAAATATTCACAAATCTTTGCATTACGATTTTATTTCTTGAG TTAAATGTAGCCGATGATTCGCAGGAAGATGAAG CAACTTCACTGCCAGATGCGGAGGGGACGACTGAAGAAGAG TGGCATATGGACTTCATGCCG ACTGGCTACCTGCCAGACAGCGTGTACAGGGAGCTCGCCTGGTACGGCATTCTTCAAATCCATCCACTACACCACAGCACCAAGTTCAAGGCTGCGGCGGAGCTGATGTGGCAGCATACCCTGGGCCGACCGCAGATTATAATGGAGAACCCGCCACAA TCTCTACagtcagaaaataaaataagccGTCAGATATTGGCCGAAGAGGCGTCGAAATGGTCGCGCGAACAGCGGGCGGCACAAGAGGTGCTGATGGAGAACATAAAGAGTGGCGGCAACGGACTGACCGTCAGGACTGTTGTCGGCGCCACCACGAAGACAATGTATATTGTGCAAAAcg GCAACTACTTCAAGTGTCCGAAAGGCACGGAGCCCGACATGGAAGCGTATCGAGTTCAAACAACTTTGCACGAGATGAAATGCACTATGGGAAAGAAAGCTGTCCAAATCCCCTTTGATCCGTGCTTGGAGGCGGAATCTGCACCAATAGAGTACTCCTATGGAGAAGGTTGGATGTTCTGCCTCGGAAGTGGCGAAAGGGACGCCAATTACTTCCAGAATGGAACATTGGATTGCGGGAATAAGACTAAG GTACCATTaaacgactttttaaatgaGTGTGCCATTGACAACAATGTCGTCATCACATTCGAGTACTTTGGAGATGAGCCGAGGAAGGATTTGGTGCACAACACGACTTTGTGTTCCTCCTGGGATCCCTGTCATGTGTCGTATTTGTATAGAATTGAG GTTCCACCTCCAGAGATGGTGCCTGCGGCTCCAGAAACAACACAAAATCCTTGCGACACAACTCCATGCGAAGAATGTCTAGAAGACTTTACAGAAGAGCACGCTGAACCGATAAATATATAG
- the LOC121733517 gene encoding lipoma-preferred partner homolog: protein MNTLDRQLAELRIYANELDAKLQDDINAAKLKPSIPPKKNKPPQPQIPQSYTVKSACEPSYSSRLEYGSRTSSTYSNLVPVKSCIVRNSARARSGDVLLYSNLLPPGGTTHVYSNIPLQRNPESYYGGDARSEVSRMSDLGAQSTYSELRRPGSAYPPSSASVNAQDFSTYGDSQASSTYESLYEPINPRPCSQLSGTSLYGGYVGPAVEPILEPDEALYCGNCNRCGEKIMGETTGCTAMERIYHIKCFCCQQCSINLQGRPFYAVQGKALCERDYLETLEKCCVCGDPILDRILRATGKPYHPRCFTCVVCQKSLDGIPFTVDAVNRIHCIEDFHKRYAPRCARCREPIVPEGGAEETVRIVALDKSFHIACYSCEDCGASLCSREEGRGCYPLDDHLYCKECNARRIQDLSKNIN, encoded by the exons ATGAACACACTAGACAGACAACTGGCGGAACTTCGGATATATGCAAACGAGTTGGACGCAAAATTACAGGACGACATAAACGCTGCAAAATTAAAACCATCGATTCCACCCAAAAAAAATAAACCGCCGCAACCGCAAATACCCCAGAGCTACACGGTGAAATCGGCCTGCGAGCCGTCGTACTCCTCTAGATTAGAGTACGGGAGCCGGACGAGCTCTACGTACTCAAATTTGGTGCCAGTGAAGAGTTGCATCGTCCGAAACTCAGCGCGAGCGCGGAGCGGCGATGTACTCTTGTACAGCAACCTGCTGCCTCCTGGCGGCACGACTCATGTATACTCGAACATACCTCTGCAGCGGAACCCGGAGAGCTACTACGGTGGTGATGCGCGGTCCGAGGTCTCCAGGATGAGCGATCTGGGCGCTCAGTCCACGTACAGCGAGCTGCGGCGGCCGGGTTCCGCTTATCCGCCGTCCTCCGCGTCAGTCAACGCGCAAGACTTCTCCACTTATGGAGATTCACAGGCGTCATCGACGTATGAGTCGTTGTACGAGCCGATCAACCCCAGACCGTGCAGTCAATTGTCTGGAACGTCACTTTACGGGGGCTACGTCGGTCCCGCAGTCGAGCCGATACTGGAGCCGGACGAGGCATTGTACTGCGGCAACTGCAACAGGTGCGGGGAGAAGATCATGGGCGAGACGACAGGCTGCACGGCCATGGAACGGATATATCACATCAAGTGTTTCTGTTGTCAACAGTGTAGCATTAATTTACAA GGCAGGCCCTTCTATGCAGTACAGGGCAAGGCGCTATGTGAACGGGATTACTTGGAGACTTTAGAAAAATGTTGCGTCTGCGGTGATCCGATACTTGATCGTATTCTCCGAGCAACAGGGAAGCCATACCACCCGAGATGCTTTACTTGTGTTGTGTGCCAGAAGAGCCTTGACGGAATACCATTTACTGTTGATGCTGTTAACAGGATCCATTGTATTGAAGATTTCCATAAAAG ATATGCACCACGGTGTGCTCGATGTCGGGAACCGATCGTCCCAGAAGGTGGAGCAGAAGAGACAGTCCGCATTGTGGCACTGGACAAGAGTTTCCACATCGCCTGCTACTCATGCGAGGACTGCGGTGCTTCCCTCTGCTCCAGGGAGGAAGGCAGAGGCTGCTACCCTCTCGATGATCATTTGTACTGTAAGGAATGTAATGCTAGACGTATACAAGATCTTTCCAAAAATATTAACTAA